In Bicyclus anynana chromosome 13, ilBicAnyn1.1, whole genome shotgun sequence, a genomic segment contains:
- the LOC112049447 gene encoding toll-like receptor 7, translated as MSVIMYSIPAVFFTLLHVGWTVLPYGSDKCVRVMERDIENNIMCKVRTLEGDGSSISSVNSDTSRLNLECNHLLLFESSLRAHYFNTVPSLTDLSITNCKLLSVPDNTFQDLKKLKRLKLRSKNSEWSLTKNLELTLNSFNGLSEMQSLDLAQNNIKFVPTGVFCSLENLNTVNLTHNRIRTVGQIGFGPDCGSSLHTLDLSHNEIKSLSEDSELLKLKSLQHLYLQHNNITDISSEAFNGLVSMRVLNISHNRLHTLPEGLFAYARELREIYLNDNSLFELARGIFHRLEQLIVLDLSSNQLTSNHVDDGTFLGLIRLIVLNLSNNALTRIDGKTFKDLFFLQILNLKNNSIGYIEENAFLPLYNLHTLNLAENRLHTIDENLFNGLFVLSKLTLNNNLLVSIDRKAFKNCSDLKELDLSSNQLVEVPDALWELSFLKTLDLGENQITDFKNGSFKNLNQLTGLRLIDNQIGNLSVGMFWDLPNLQVLNIAKNKIQSIERGTFTRNMQLEAIRLDGNFLSDINGVFSTLASLLWLNLSENHLVWFDYAFVPSNLKWLDVHGNFIEHLGNYYKLQDQIHIKTLDVSHNRIVEISPMAIPNSVELLFINNNFLNNIHVNTFFDKKNLTRVDMYANEIVHLELNSLRLAAVPTNKSLPEFYIGGNPFQCDCTMEWLPIINNMTAMRQYPRVMDLENVLCKMTNTRSGTHVPLTNLKTSDFLCEYETHCFAICHCCDYDACDCEMTCPQNCTCYHDPLWNTNVVDCSGQSSMEIPHKIPMDATEVFLDGNNIRELQNHVFIGRQKMRSLYVNNSNVDSIQNRTFAGLNALQILHLGNNKLKELKGDEFHQLSNLKELFLQNNLISHIANISFLSLRSLEVLRLDGNRLVDFGVWSFNTNTNLKALSLGNNLWSCKCRYLQELTAYLAENAQKIIDITDVWCWNGDAKPPQKKELNLNGTACSDYYADNSVVGNMSVSNYVPMIVSTLTGFILLALVVLFLCRDSLRVWLYTNCGIRIFSFSGAFEETEKLYDAYVCYSPKDEEFVVQSLATELENGNPSYHLCLHYRDIPHHGAQYMQCAPPVVEAAEASKRIILVLTRNFMQTEWSRYEFRQGLHEALKGCIYKLVLIEECSVVGDAMCDPDLRPYLKTGSRLQWGQKRFWERLRYMMPDSTHTGTSHKTRTHSYRKNINTYTLDSSVPNGGNRSLNYPDKSPVLGNNGPGASAPPEYSIEVRQSPSAVRQTQSVAYGPDGRPISDHIYSSIDSDYSSLEQGMAPGRRRDLRQWPPPPPLVDTGNAVQAYLV; from the coding sequence ATGTCTGTGATAATGTATTCAATACCGGCTGTGTTTTTTACACTCCTGCACGTCGGATGGACCGTGTTGCCCTACGGCTCGGACAAGTGCGTCCGTGTTATGGAGAGGGACATCGAGAACAACATTATGTGCAAAGTGCGAACTCTTGAAGGAGACGGAAGCAGTATATCATCAGTGAATTCAGACACTAGCCGTCTTAACCTCGAATGCAATCATCTTCTGTTATTCGAGAGCTCCCTTAGAGCGCACTACTTCAACACAGTTCCAAGTCTCACTGACCTTTCAATAACGAACTGTAAACTGCTTAGTGTCCCGGATAATACCTTTCAAGATCTTAAGAAACTAAAGCGACTAAAACTTCGCTCCAAGAACTCAGAATGGAGTCTTACCAAGAATTTGGAATTAACTTTGAACTCGTTCAATGGATTATCGGAAATGCAGTCGTTAGATCTGGCTCAAAATAACATCAAGTTTGTTCCAACCGGTGTATTCTGTTCTCTAGAGAACTTGAACACAGTGAATTTGACACATAACAGAATTAGGACTGTTGGACAGATTGGTTTTGGACCTGACTGTGGTTCGAGTTTACATacattggatttaagtcacaaTGAAATTAAATCATTGTCCGAGGACTCTGagttattgaaattaaaaagtttacaaCACTTATATCtgcaacataataatataacagaCATATCAAGTGAAGCTTTTAATGGCCTTGTTTCAATGAGGGTTCTAAACATATCGCATAACCGTTTACATACTCTACCAGAAGGGCTGTTTGCTTACGCCAGAGAATTACGGGAAATCTACCTCAACGATAACTCTCTCTTTGAACTTGCTCGAGGCATTTTTCACCGCCTTGAACAGTTAATTGTTTTGGACTTGTCTAGTAATCAACTGACAAGCAATCATGTGGACGACGGAACATTCCTTGGATTGATACGcctaattgttttaaatttatctaACAACGCACTTACAAGAATCGATGGGAAAACATTTAAGGATTTGTTCTTTCTacaaatattaaacttaaagaATAACTCCATTGGATATATTGAAGAAAATGCGTTCCTACCTTTGTACAATCTACATACGTTAAATTTAGCTGAAAACCGGCTTCATACAATCGATGAGAACCTTTTCAATGGATTATTTGTTTTAAGCAAATTAACACTTAACAACAATTTGCTTGTCAGCATTGATAGAAAAgcatttaaaaactgttctgaCTTAAAAGAATTGGACCTGAGCTCGAATCAATTAGTAGAGGTTCCCGACGCATTGTGGGAACTTTCATTTCTAAAAACCTTGGATTTGGGTGAAAATCAAATAACGGACTTCAAAAACGGATCATTCAAAAATCTCAATCAACTCACAGGATTAAGATTAATTGACAATCAAATTGGAAATTTGAGTGTTGGAATGTTCTGGGATCTACCCAATTTGCAAGTTTTGAATAtagcgaaaaataaaattcaatcgATTGAAAGAGGAACATTTACCCGTAATATGCAGCTGGAAGCTATAAGATTAGATGGAAACTTTTTATCGGATATAAATGGTGTGTTTTCGACGTTAGCAAGTCTTCTCTGGCTCAACTTGTCAGAAAATCATCTCGTGTGGTTTGATTACGCGTTTGTGCCTAGTAATTTAAAGTGGTTGGACGTTCACGGCAATTTCATTGAACACTTAGGTAACTATTACAAGTTGCAAGATCAAATCCATATAAAGACACTCGATGTTAGCCATAATAGAATAGTGGAAATATCGCCTATGGCTATACCTAATAGTGTAGAActgttgtttataaataataactttttaaataatatccatGTGAATACGTTTTTTGATAAAAAGAACTTGACGCGTGTGGACATGTATGCGAACGAAATAGTGCATTTAGAACTGAACAGTTTACGCTTAGCGGCCGTGCCCACGAACAAAAGTTTACCCGAATTCTATATTGGTGGAAATCCGTTTCAGTGTGACTGTACTATGGAGTGGTTACCGATCATAAACAATATGACTGCGATGAGACAGTACCCGCGAGTGATGGACTTGGAAAACGTTTTGTGTAAAATGACAAACACGCGTAGTGGAACTCATGTGCCGTTAACTAATCTTAAGACATCGGACTTTCTGTGTGAGTATGAGACTCATTGTTTTGCTATCTGTCACTGCTGCGATTACGATGCGTGCGACTGTGAAATGACTTGTCCACAAAATTGCACCTGCTACCACGACCCGTTATGGAACACTAACGTCGTCGATTGTTCCGGCCAATCGTCCATGGAAATACCACACAAAATACCCATGGACGCCACCGAGGTATTTTTGGATGGCAACAACATAAGAGAGTTACAAAATCACGTTTTCATCGGACGACAAAAGATGCGATCTCTCTATGTGAATAATAGCAACGTAGATAGCATACAAAACAGAACTTTTGCCGGGCTCAACGCTTTACAAATTTTGCACCTGGGGAACAATAAGCTTAAAGAATTGAAAGGGGACGAGTTTCATCAGTTGAGCAACTTGAAAGAATTGTTTTTACAAAACAACTTAATTAGTCATATCGCAAACATATCATTTTTGTCACTGAGATCTTTAGAAGTTTTACGCCTCGATGGGAACAGATTAGTAGATTTTGGAGTTTGGAGCTTTAATACAAATACTAACCTGAAAGCTCTATCCCTTGGCAATAATTTATGGTCATGCAAATGTCGCTATTTACAAGAACTAACAGCATACCTGGCAGAGAATGCACAAAAAATCATTGATATAACCGATGTATGGTGTTGGAACGGAGATGCCAAGCCGCCACAGAAAAAAGAGCTCAATTTAAATGGAACTGCCTGCAGCGATTATTATGCCGATAATTCAGTCGTCGGAAACATGTCGGTGTCGAACTACGTTCCCATGATAGTCTCCACTCTTACcggctttattttattagctcTCGTCGTACTCTTTTTATGTAGAGATTCACTGCGAGTTTGGCTCTACACTAACTGTGGCATACGAATTTTCTCTTTCTCCGGTGCATTTGAGGAAACAGAAAAGCTTTACGATGCATACGTATGTTATAGCCCGAAAGACGAGGAATTTGTCGTGCAGTCTCTAGCGACCGAGCTAGAAAATGGAAATCCCTCGTACCACCTTTGTCTGCATTATAGAGACATTCCACATCACGGGGCACAGTACATGCAATGCGCTCCACCGGTGGTCGAGGCTGCGGAAGCGTCTAAGCGTATAATATTAGTGCTAACTAGAAATTTCATGCAAACGGAGTGGTCTCGCTACGAATTCCGACAGGGACTGCACGAGGCGCTAAAAGGATGTATTTATAAACTAGTTTTAATAGAAGAATGTTCTGTTGTGGGCGACGCTATGTGCGATCCAGACTTGCGACCGTATTTGAAAACGGGCTCGCGGTTGCAATGGGGACAGAAGCGATTTTGGGAGCGTCTCAGATACATGATGCCAGATTCCACTCATACGGGCACGTCACACAAGACGAGAACGCATAGCTATAGAAagaatatcaatacatatacgTTAGATTCTTCCGTACCTAATGGAGGGAATCGATCGTTAAATTATCCTGACAAATCGCCTGTGCTAGGGAACAATGGGCCAGGAGCGAGCGCTCCTCCCGAGTATAGCATAGAAGTGCGACAGTCGCCATCAGCTGTGAGGCAAACGCAGTCAGTCGCGTATGGCCCAGACGGGAGACCGATATCCGATCATATTTACTCTTCTATAGATTCGGATTACTCGTCTTTAGAGCAAGGCATGGCACCGGGCAGGCGACGAGATCTTCGGCAATGGCCACCGCCACCTCCTCTAGTAGACACGGGCAACGCCGTGCAAGCTTACCTAGTCTAG